One window of Salegentibacter sp. Hel_I_6 genomic DNA carries:
- a CDS encoding LytTR family DNA-binding domain-containing protein — MERLIKTIILDDEPFAVRLLKDYAGKVSNLNIIYAGSDAYKALELLKEYDNTLVFIDLQMPELSGMEIMQMSNNFQHNFIITSAYQEYALDAFKYKVIDFLVKPISFQRFYESVEKYLAWQNSFKAASNSSVKSRDFYIKAERKVYRIIPEEIIYIEGLKDYIRIHTKNDKIIAHENMKDIIEMLPKNEFLRIHRSYIIPSGKIKILEGNSICLDGDIRLPIGETYRKVIKARFT; from the coding sequence ATGGAAAGACTAATTAAAACAATAATTCTTGATGATGAACCTTTTGCGGTTCGTTTATTAAAAGATTATGCTGGAAAGGTTTCCAACCTTAATATTATCTATGCAGGGAGTGATGCTTACAAAGCTCTTGAGCTGCTTAAGGAGTATGACAATACCCTGGTATTTATAGACTTACAAATGCCTGAACTCAGTGGAATGGAAATCATGCAAATGAGCAATAATTTCCAACATAACTTTATTATTACCTCAGCTTATCAAGAGTATGCTTTAGATGCTTTTAAATACAAGGTAATCGACTTCCTGGTGAAACCTATTTCTTTTCAGCGGTTCTATGAAAGTGTCGAGAAATATTTAGCCTGGCAGAACTCTTTTAAAGCTGCTTCTAATTCTTCTGTTAAAAGCAGGGATTTCTATATTAAAGCAGAAAGAAAGGTCTACCGTATCATTCCTGAAGAAATCATATATATCGAGGGCCTAAAGGATTATATTAGAATCCACACTAAAAACGATAAAATTATAGCGCACGAGAATATGAAAGATATTATCGAGATGCTACCAAAAAATGAGTTCCTAAGAATTCATAGGTCTTATATTATTCCCTCTGGAAAAATAAAAATACTTGAAGGCAATAGTATTTGCCTGGATGGAGATATTCGGTTACCTATTGGAGAAACATACCGCAAGGTTATTAAAGCCAGATTTACCTAG
- a CDS encoding sensor histidine kinase — MKSFPYTGTMTKRKELLFHGLFWLLFSYFELIQFDLRNPYLFTIRKLDIFEVSASIVFLTTFYFNYILILPRAFEKLNWKRILIGIAAGFMVFISLRYALEEVLIDQFIGHGNYFEGTELSFYIYDNLYYGSFPLIISSILWILIFNIRLLEYNKHIVEEKSATEVKFLKAQLNPHFMFNTLNNIYSLVYFKSDKALPAIEKLGELMRYTTYETNKERIDLQQEFNYIKSYIELDQLRHEDGNTVTFEISIENSNVQIPPFLLSPLVENALKHGKYNKENPILLDLKQTSNRLLFKITNKINNQKKDKLGGIGLDNLRKSLAINYPDAHSLVITQNQENFSAQLEIKLDGKTN, encoded by the coding sequence ATGAAATCATTTCCCTATACCGGCACTATGACCAAAAGAAAAGAGCTCCTTTTTCACGGCCTCTTTTGGTTGCTATTTTCTTACTTCGAGCTTATTCAGTTTGATCTTAGAAACCCCTATCTTTTTACCATCAGAAAATTAGATATCTTCGAGGTTTCTGCTAGTATCGTTTTTCTTACTACCTTCTATTTTAATTATATACTCATTCTCCCCAGGGCATTTGAAAAGCTTAACTGGAAAAGAATTCTTATTGGTATTGCCGCTGGATTTATGGTATTTATTTCCCTGAGATACGCCCTGGAAGAAGTCTTGATTGATCAATTTATCGGTCACGGTAATTATTTTGAAGGAACCGAACTTAGCTTCTACATTTATGATAACCTCTACTATGGCAGTTTCCCGCTCATTATCAGTTCTATTCTTTGGATTCTAATTTTTAATATTCGACTATTGGAATACAATAAACATATCGTTGAAGAAAAAAGTGCAACGGAAGTAAAGTTTCTTAAAGCTCAACTCAACCCCCACTTTATGTTTAACACCCTTAATAATATTTACTCCCTGGTTTATTTTAAATCTGATAAGGCATTGCCGGCAATTGAAAAATTGGGGGAACTAATGCGGTATACGACCTATGAAACCAATAAAGAGCGCATTGATTTACAGCAGGAATTTAATTATATAAAATCTTATATTGAACTTGACCAGTTAAGACACGAAGATGGAAATACTGTGACTTTTGAAATTAGTATTGAGAACTCCAATGTTCAAATACCCCCCTTTTTACTAAGTCCCCTGGTGGAGAATGCATTGAAACACGGAAAGTATAATAAGGAAAACCCAATACTTTTGGATCTTAAACAAACCAGCAATAGGCTGTTATTTAAAATCACGAATAAAATTAATAACCAGAAAAAAGATAAATTAGGAGGAATAGGTCTGGATAATCTTAGAAAAAGCTTAGCTATTAATTATCCCGATGCGCATTCTTTAGTGATCACACAGAATCAAGAGAATTTTAGTGCCCAATTAGAAATTAAGCTCGATGGAAAGACTAATTAA